The following are from one region of the Sulfurimicrobium lacus genome:
- a CDS encoding homoserine dehydrogenase has product MKPINVGLLGLGTVGGGTLTVLRRNAGEITRRAGREIRVTMAAVRDLEKARKFAGNELAITTNPLDVVNNPDIDIVVELIGGYTLAKDLVLQAINNGKHVVTANKALLAVHGNEIFKAAQDKGVMVAFEAAVAGGIPVIKALREGLSANRIEWIAGIINGTTNFILSEMRDKGLSFDTVLKQAQDLGYAEADPTFDIEGVDAAHKLMIMSAIGFGIPMQFDKAYTEGISKLTKEDITYAEELGYRIKLLGITKRTDKGIELRVHPTLIPATRLIANVEGVMNAVLVKGDAVGATMYYGRGAGAEPTASAVVADLVDVTRMLTSDPENRVPHLAFQPDALSNAPILSIEDVHTSYYLRLKAFDKPGVLADVTRILADLGISIDAMVQKEPAEGEQLVDVILLTHLTVEKAINQAIAKIEALPTIADKVTRIRLEQLNA; this is encoded by the coding sequence ATGAAACCCATCAATGTAGGACTGTTAGGCCTCGGCACTGTCGGCGGCGGCACGCTCACCGTATTGCGCCGCAACGCCGGCGAAATCACCCGCCGCGCCGGTCGTGAAATCCGCGTCACCATGGCGGCCGTGCGCGATCTGGAAAAAGCGCGCAAGTTCGCCGGCAACGAGCTGGCCATCACAACCAACCCGCTGGACGTGGTGAACAACCCCGACATCGATATCGTGGTCGAACTGATCGGCGGCTATACCCTGGCCAAGGACCTGGTGCTGCAAGCCATAAACAACGGCAAGCATGTCGTCACCGCCAACAAGGCGCTGCTGGCCGTGCACGGCAACGAGATTTTCAAGGCGGCGCAGGACAAGGGCGTGATGGTGGCGTTCGAAGCCGCCGTGGCCGGCGGCATTCCGGTCATCAAGGCGCTGCGCGAAGGCCTGTCGGCCAACCGCATCGAATGGATCGCCGGCATCATCAACGGCACCACCAACTTCATCCTGTCCGAAATGCGCGACAAGGGACTGTCGTTCGACACCGTGCTCAAGCAGGCGCAGGACCTCGGCTACGCCGAAGCCGACCCGACTTTCGACATCGAAGGCGTGGACGCTGCCCACAAGCTGATGATCATGTCCGCCATCGGTTTCGGCATCCCGATGCAGTTCGACAAGGCCTATACCGAAGGCATCTCCAAGCTCACCAAGGAAGACATCACTTACGCCGAGGAACTGGGCTACCGCATCAAGCTGCTGGGCATCACCAAGCGCACCGACAAGGGCATCGAGTTGCGCGTGCACCCCACGCTGATCCCCGCCACGCGCCTGATCGCCAACGTTGAAGGCGTGATGAACGCGGTGCTGGTGAAGGGCGATGCAGTCGGCGCGACCATGTACTATGGCCGCGGCGCCGGCGCCGAACCGACCGCTTCCGCCGTGGTGGCAGATCTGGTGGACGTGACGCGCATGCTGACATCCGATCCGGAAAACCGCGTGCCGCATCTGGCGTTCCAGCCCGATGCGCTGTCCAACGCGCCGATCCTGTCGATCGAAGACGTCCATACCTCCTACTACCTGCGTCTCAAGGCGTTCGATAAGCCGGGCGTGCTAGCCGACGTGACGCGCATCCTCGCCGACCTGGGTATTTCCATCGATGCCATGGTGCAGAAGGAACCGGCGGAAGGCGAGCAACTGGTTGATGTCATCCTGCTCACCCACCTCACCGTGGAAAAGGCCATCAATCAGGCGATCGCCAAGATCGAGGCGTTGCCGACCATCGCCGACAAGGTGACGCGCATCCGTCTGGAACAACTCAACGCTTGA
- the rlmF gene encoding 23S rRNA (adenine(1618)-N(6))-methyltransferase RlmF has translation MRASKFHPRNRHQGRYDFPRLIQTDPELGNFVRINAHGEQGIDFADPAAVKALNRALLKDSYGIQAWDIPPRNLCPPVPGRADYVHYLADLLAGSNSGVMPKNKLIQVLDIGTGANCIYPLIGQSEYGWRFVATDINAASLKNAQAILDANPALAQQITLRLQSSPQAIFSGVVFDDEWFDLTLCNPPFHASLAEASAGTQRKWKNLGKQTARTAANPGLNFGGQDAELWCSGGEEAFIKRMIGESALVHTRCFWFTTLVSKSASLPGIYAALKRAGVQEHKTITMSQGQKQSRFVAWTFLNPAQQAGWRKVRW, from the coding sequence GTGCGGGCAAGCAAATTCCACCCGCGCAATCGCCATCAGGGCCGCTACGACTTCCCGCGCCTGATACAAACCGACCCGGAGTTAGGCAATTTCGTCCGCATCAACGCGCATGGCGAACAGGGCATCGATTTCGCCGATCCTGCGGCGGTCAAGGCGTTGAATCGCGCGCTGCTGAAAGACAGTTACGGCATTCAGGCCTGGGATATTCCGCCACGAAATCTGTGCCCGCCGGTTCCCGGGCGCGCCGATTATGTGCATTACCTGGCCGACTTGCTGGCTGGAAGCAACAGCGGCGTTATGCCCAAAAACAAGCTTATACAGGTGCTGGACATCGGCACGGGCGCAAATTGCATTTACCCCCTGATCGGGCAAAGCGAATACGGCTGGCGCTTCGTGGCGACGGACATCAATGCAGCCTCGCTGAAAAATGCCCAGGCTATTCTGGATGCCAATCCGGCGCTGGCACAGCAGATCACGCTACGTTTGCAGTCTTCGCCACAGGCGATTTTCAGCGGCGTCGTTTTCGACGATGAATGGTTTGACCTGACCCTGTGCAACCCGCCTTTTCATGCCTCCCTGGCCGAGGCCAGCGCAGGCACGCAACGCAAATGGAAAAACCTGGGCAAGCAAACAGCCAGGACGGCAGCCAATCCCGGCCTGAATTTCGGCGGTCAGGATGCGGAGCTCTGGTGCAGCGGCGGCGAGGAAGCCTTCATCAAGCGCATGATCGGCGAGAGCGCTCTGGTCCATACGCGCTGCTTCTGGTTCACTACCCTGGTGTCGAAATCGGCCAGCCTGCCCGGCATCTACGCCGCGCTGAAACGGGCTGGTGTACAGGAACACAAAACGATCACCATGAGCCAGGGGCAAAAACAAAGCCGCTTTGTGGCCTGGACCTTTTTGAACCCGGCACAACAAGCCGGCTGGCGTAAAGTGCGCTGGTAA
- a CDS encoding pyridoxal phosphate-dependent aminotransferase, which yields MQPILKSTKLNNVCYDIRGPVLARARQMEEDGHRIIKLNIGNPAQFGFETPEEIVHDVIINLPNASGYTDSKGLFSARKAVMHYTQQKNIRDVQMEDIYIGNGVSELIVMAMQALLNTGDEVLVPAPDYPLWTAAVTLAGGTPRHYICDEQAGWFPDLDDIRGKITPNTRAIVLINPNNPTGALYPVELLQEVVEIARQHQLIIYADEIYDKVLYDGAQHTSIASLADDVLFVTFNGLSKNYRAAGYRAGWLVVSGEKRHAKDYTEGLTMLASMRLCSNAPAQYAIQTALGGYQSIDDLVAPTGRLCRQRDLAHAMLTDIPGVTCTKPQGAMYLFPRLDPKMYPIDNDQDFILELLLEEKVLLVQGSGFNWPTPDHFRVVFLPNVDDLQEAIGRIAHFLEMYRKRHGS from the coding sequence GTGCAGCCCATACTCAAATCCACCAAGCTCAACAATGTCTGCTACGACATCCGTGGCCCGGTGCTGGCGCGCGCGCGGCAGATGGAAGAGGACGGCCACCGCATCATCAAGCTGAATATCGGCAATCCCGCGCAGTTCGGCTTCGAAACGCCGGAAGAGATTGTTCACGACGTCATCATCAACCTGCCCAACGCTTCCGGCTATACCGACTCAAAGGGCCTGTTTTCCGCGCGCAAGGCGGTGATGCACTACACCCAGCAGAAGAACATCCGCGACGTGCAGATGGAAGACATCTACATCGGCAACGGCGTGTCCGAGCTGATCGTGATGGCGATGCAGGCTTTGCTCAACACCGGCGACGAAGTGCTGGTCCCGGCGCCGGATTATCCGCTGTGGACCGCTGCCGTGACGCTGGCGGGCGGCACGCCGCGCCACTATATCTGCGACGAGCAGGCCGGCTGGTTCCCCGACCTTGACGATATTCGCGGCAAGATCACACCCAATACCCGCGCCATCGTGCTGATCAATCCCAATAATCCGACCGGTGCGCTGTACCCGGTGGAATTGCTGCAGGAAGTGGTGGAAATCGCGCGCCAGCACCAGCTGATCATTTACGCTGACGAAATTTACGACAAGGTGCTGTACGACGGCGCGCAACACACTTCCATCGCCTCGCTGGCGGACGACGTGCTGTTCGTCACCTTCAACGGCCTGTCCAAGAATTACCGCGCCGCAGGCTACCGCGCCGGCTGGCTGGTGGTGTCGGGCGAGAAGCGCCACGCCAAGGACTATACCGAGGGCCTCACCATGCTGGCCTCGATGCGTCTGTGCTCCAACGCACCCGCCCAGTATGCGATTCAGACCGCGCTGGGCGGTTATCAAAGCATCGACGACCTGGTCGCGCCGACCGGCCGCCTGTGCCGCCAGCGCGACCTGGCGCACGCGATGCTGACCGACATTCCCGGCGTCACCTGCACCAAACCGCAAGGCGCGATGTATTTGTTCCCGCGCCTCGATCCGAAAATGTACCCGATCGACAACGACCAGGATTTCATCCTGGAGTTGCTGCTGGAAGAGAAAGTGCTGCTGGTGCAAGGCAGCGGCTTCAACTGGCCGACGCCGGACCACTTCCGCGTGGTGTTTTTGCCGAATGTGGACGACCTGCAGGAAGCCATCGGCCGCATCGCGCATTTCCTGGAAATGTACCGCAAGCGTCATGGGTCTTGA
- the yrfG gene encoding GMP/IMP nucleotidase — protein MIDWSGIHSVFLDMDGTLLDLHFDNHFWLTHVPQRYAEQRGLSHEAAREELAPRYDKVAGTMNWYCVDYWSRELQLDIARLKEEVSHLIAVHPHVVDFLAALRGTGKRVVLVTNAHHKSLALKMERTRLSGYFDAVVCAHDIGVPKEHPEFWHKLQAVEAFAPQSTLLVDDSLPVLRSARDYGIAHLLAVYRPDTRLPDKDVGDFAAIRDFRDILP, from the coding sequence ATGATTGACTGGTCCGGCATACACAGCGTTTTCTTGGACATGGATGGGACTTTGCTCGACCTCCATTTCGATAACCACTTCTGGCTGACGCACGTGCCGCAACGTTATGCCGAGCAACGCGGCCTGAGCCATGAGGCCGCCAGGGAGGAGCTTGCCCCGCGCTACGACAAGGTGGCAGGGACCATGAACTGGTACTGCGTGGACTACTGGAGCCGCGAACTGCAGCTGGACATCGCCCGCCTGAAGGAAGAAGTGTCGCATCTCATCGCGGTGCATCCCCACGTGGTGGACTTTCTGGCAGCATTGCGCGGAACGGGAAAGAGAGTCGTGCTGGTCACCAACGCCCACCACAAAAGCCTGGCGCTGAAAATGGAGAGAACCCGTCTGAGCGGCTATTTCGACGCCGTGGTTTGCGCCCACGACATCGGCGTGCCCAAGGAGCATCCCGAGTTCTGGCACAAGCTGCAGGCCGTCGAAGCGTTTGCGCCGCAGAGCACCTTGCTGGTGGATGACAGCCTGCCGGTGCTGCGCTCGGCGCGGGATTACGGCATCGCGCACCTGCTGGCCGTGTACCGGCCCGATACGCGCCTGCCGGACAAGGATGTGGGGGATTTTGCGGCGATCAGGGATTTTCGCGACATTCTTCCATAG
- the hpnD gene encoding presqualene diphosphate synthase HpnD, protein MTPDQYCQDKAASSGSSFYNSFRFLPPEKRRAITALYAFCREVDDVVDECHEPTVAQTKLNWWRGEIAATFAGTPQHPVGRALLPAIRAFDLPLEQFNEIIDGMEMDLKQNRYADFKALQLYCYRVASVVGQLAATIFGASDRRTMKYAHDLGMAFQLTNIIRDVGEDARRNRIYLPQDELLQFGVSEADILGSNESAEFQRLMAFQIERAKHFYAQAFAALPQADRKSQRPGLIMAAIYRTLLDEIEADGCHVLKQKISLPPLRKLWIAWRTWLKS, encoded by the coding sequence ATGACGCCTGACCAATATTGCCAGGACAAGGCCGCCAGCAGCGGCTCCAGCTTCTACAACAGCTTCCGCTTCCTGCCGCCGGAAAAGCGCCGCGCCATTACCGCGCTGTACGCTTTCTGCCGCGAGGTGGACGACGTGGTCGACGAATGCCACGAACCCACGGTGGCGCAGACCAAGCTGAACTGGTGGCGCGGCGAGATCGCCGCCACCTTCGCCGGGACGCCCCAGCACCCGGTCGGCCGGGCGCTGCTGCCCGCCATCCGCGCCTTCGATCTGCCGCTGGAGCAATTCAACGAGATCATCGACGGCATGGAGATGGACCTGAAGCAGAACCGCTACGCCGACTTCAAGGCGCTGCAGCTCTACTGCTACCGCGTCGCCAGCGTGGTCGGCCAGCTTGCCGCCACCATTTTCGGTGCCAGCGACCGCAGGACCATGAAGTATGCCCACGACCTCGGCATGGCGTTCCAGCTCACCAACATCATCCGCGACGTGGGCGAAGATGCGCGGCGCAACCGCATCTACCTGCCGCAAGACGAACTGCTGCAGTTCGGCGTAAGCGAAGCGGACATTCTCGGCAGCAATGAAAGCGCCGAATTCCAGCGCCTCATGGCGTTCCAGATCGAACGCGCCAAGCATTTCTACGCCCAGGCCTTCGCCGCCCTGCCGCAAGCGGATCGCAAGTCACAGCGCCCCGGCCTGATCATGGCCGCCATCTACCGCACCCTGCTGGATGAAATCGAGGCCGACGGCTGCCACGTGCTGAAGCAGAAGATTTCCCTTCCGCCGCTGCGCAAGCTGTGGATCGCCTGGCGCACATGGCTGAAAAGCTGA
- the cheD gene encoding chemoreceptor glutamine deamidase CheD — protein sequence MALAPLLTPPPPKPTLPGFEHVRRSWNANYEAYAARILPGEYYVTKNDEGVYTTLGSCISACIRDRVLGIGGMNHFMLPSTDSCEAGAWKASSQSSATRYGNYAMEHLINEIMRNGGKRQNLEVKVFGGGRILENMTDVGARNIAFVRDYLHMEGLQVVSEDVGSIYPRMVVYFPATGRVRVKRLRSLHTNTIVSQEISYIDTLKKKPITGDVELF from the coding sequence ATGGCTCTCGCTCCACTCCTTACCCCTCCCCCGCCCAAACCCACCCTGCCCGGCTTCGAACACGTACGACGTTCCTGGAACGCCAACTACGAAGCCTACGCGGCGCGCATCCTGCCGGGCGAGTACTACGTCACCAAGAACGACGAGGGCGTTTACACCACATTAGGCTCATGCATTTCCGCCTGTATCCGCGACCGGGTGCTGGGGATCGGCGGCATGAACCACTTCATGCTGCCCAGCACCGACTCGTGCGAGGCGGGTGCATGGAAAGCCTCCAGCCAAAGCTCCGCCACGCGTTACGGCAACTACGCCATGGAACACCTGATCAACGAGATCATGCGTAACGGCGGCAAGCGCCAGAATCTGGAAGTAAAAGTTTTCGGTGGCGGGCGCATCCTGGAAAACATGACCGATGTGGGGGCGCGCAATATCGCCTTCGTGCGAGATTATCTCCACATGGAAGGCCTGCAGGTGGTTTCGGAAGATGTCGGCAGCATCTACCCGCGCATGGTGGTCTACTTCCCGGCCACTGGACGGGTAAGGGTGAAGCGGCTGCGCTCGCTGCACACCAACACCATCGTCAGCCAGGAAATCAGCTACATCGATACGCTCAAGAAGAAACCGATTACGGGCGATGTAGAGCTGTTCTAG
- a CDS encoding Mth938-like domain-containing protein produces MKLHLQTATGTYLFTSYGTDHVAVNGVRHEHSLIVMPEQIIKDWQPAEPKLLTAEHFSALASLELEILLLGTGSKLCFPSPRLIQAMAQQGIGLEAMDTFAACRTYNILAGEGRKVAAALML; encoded by the coding sequence ATGAAACTGCACCTGCAGACCGCTACTGGTACATACCTTTTTACTTCCTACGGCACGGACCATGTCGCCGTCAATGGCGTACGCCACGAACACAGCCTGATCGTGATGCCCGAACAGATCATCAAGGATTGGCAACCGGCGGAACCGAAGCTGCTGACAGCCGAGCATTTTTCCGCCCTGGCAAGCCTGGAACTGGAAATCCTGCTGCTCGGTACCGGCTCGAAATTGTGCTTCCCTTCCCCGCGCCTGATTCAGGCCATGGCGCAACAAGGTATCGGGCTGGAAGCGATGGATACGTTCGCCGCCTGCCGCACCTACAATATTCTTGCGGGGGAAGGCAGGAAGGTTGCCGCGGCGCTGATGCTTTAG
- the thrC gene encoding threonine synthase: MKYLSTRGGMPPKTFTEILLGGLATDGGLTIPDAYPRLSKEELAAMRGMNYRDLAFEVIRRFADDIPAADLKAIVDKTYTAEIFRSDDITPVKTLEPGLHILGLSYGPTLAFKDVAMQLLGNLFEYVLEQENAEINILGATSGDTGSAAEYAMLGKQRVKVFMLSPLGKMSPFQTAQMYSLQEGNIFNIAVKGVFDDCQDIVKAVSNDLEFKAKYKIGAVNSINWARVTAQVVYYFKAYFAVTKSNDEEVSFSVPSGNFGNVCAGHIARQMGLPVRKLIVATNENDVLDEFFRSGAYRPRPETKHTSSPSMDISKASNFERFVYDLVGRDPAVVKELWQQVDAGGSFDLAKTGHFAQVKNFGMESGSSNHANRLDTIRQVYRQYGTMIDTHTADGVKVALEHREAGVPMICLETALPAKFEETIREALGCEPERPAELADLEKRPQRFEVMESSVDAVKRFIVAHCG; encoded by the coding sequence ATGAAATATTTAAGCACCCGCGGCGGCATGCCGCCCAAAACCTTTACCGAAATCCTGCTCGGCGGTCTTGCCACCGACGGCGGGCTGACCATTCCGGATGCCTATCCCAGGCTGAGCAAGGAAGAGCTTGCGGCGATGCGCGGCATGAACTACCGCGATCTGGCGTTCGAGGTGATCCGCCGCTTTGCCGACGACATTCCCGCCGCCGACCTCAAGGCCATCGTCGACAAGACCTATACCGCGGAAATTTTCCGCAGCGACGACATCACCCCGGTGAAAACGCTGGAGCCGGGCCTGCATATTCTCGGCCTGTCCTACGGCCCGACGCTGGCCTTCAAGGACGTGGCGATGCAATTGCTCGGCAACCTGTTCGAGTATGTGCTGGAGCAGGAGAACGCCGAAATCAACATTCTCGGCGCTACCTCGGGCGACACCGGCAGCGCGGCGGAATACGCCATGCTGGGCAAGCAGCGCGTCAAGGTGTTCATGCTCTCGCCGCTGGGCAAGATGAGCCCGTTCCAGACCGCGCAGATGTATTCGCTGCAGGAAGGGAACATCTTCAACATCGCCGTGAAAGGCGTGTTCGACGACTGCCAGGACATCGTCAAGGCTGTTTCCAACGACCTCGAGTTCAAGGCCAAATACAAGATCGGCGCGGTCAATTCGATCAACTGGGCGCGCGTCACCGCGCAGGTGGTGTACTACTTCAAGGCCTATTTCGCGGTGACGAAGAGCAATGACGAGGAAGTGTCCTTCTCCGTGCCCTCCGGCAATTTCGGCAACGTCTGCGCCGGTCATATCGCCCGGCAGATGGGCCTGCCGGTCCGCAAACTGATCGTCGCCACCAACGAGAACGACGTGCTGGACGAGTTCTTCCGCAGCGGCGCATACCGTCCGCGCCCCGAGACCAAGCATACCAGCAGCCCGTCGATGGATATTTCCAAGGCCTCCAACTTCGAGCGCTTCGTCTATGACCTGGTGGGGCGCGACCCCGCGGTGGTCAAGGAACTGTGGCAGCAAGTGGACGCGGGCGGCAGTTTCGACCTCGCCAAGACCGGGCATTTCGCCCAGGTCAAGAACTTCGGCATGGAATCCGGCTCCAGCAATCATGCCAATCGTCTGGACACCATCCGCCAGGTGTACCGGCAGTACGGCACCATGATAGATACGCATACCGCCGATGGCGTGAAAGTCGCTCTGGAGCACCGCGAAGCGGGCGTCCCGATGATCTGCCTGGAAACCGCCTTGCCCGCCAAGTTCGAGGAAACCATACGCGAAGCGCTGGGTTGCGAGCCGGAGCGTCCGGCGGAGCTGGCAGACCTGGAAAAGCGGCCGCAGCGCTTCGAGGTCATGGAATCAAGCGTCGACGCGGTGAAGCGTTTTATCGTTGCCCATTGCGGGTAA
- a CDS encoding HDOD domain-containing protein, protein MSASELVKDIGGLVSLPDVYLRINRLVDDPDSSSADIAKAISQDPSFTVRLLRVANSALYGFSSTIDTVAKAATIIGTTQIRSLALSMSVARSFAGLPNDLVSMDNFWRHSLLCALAARHLAKEARRCDPDALFTAGLLHDIGELVIFNRLPAQAKEALELVLDSQDEIPVYAAERQVLGFDHAEVGGEMARAWKLPPLLEECIAHHHAISDPKRYPRETSLIHIANVIALMAEIDTLDPADVAPIDPLAWENTGLSKESVEPAIRAIRAEVVEVEKLFLGDQ, encoded by the coding sequence ATGAGCGCAAGCGAACTGGTCAAGGACATCGGCGGACTGGTTTCGCTGCCGGACGTCTATTTGCGCATCAACCGACTGGTGGACGACCCGGACAGCAGCAGCGCGGACATCGCCAAGGCCATCAGCCAGGACCCCTCCTTCACCGTGCGCCTGCTGCGTGTCGCCAATAGCGCCCTGTACGGCTTTTCTTCAACCATCGACACCGTCGCCAAGGCTGCGACCATCATCGGTACTACCCAGATACGCAGCCTGGCGCTATCCATGTCGGTGGCGCGCAGCTTCGCCGGTTTGCCCAACGATCTGGTTTCGATGGATAACTTCTGGCGTCACAGCCTGCTCTGCGCCTTGGCGGCACGCCACCTGGCCAAGGAAGCGCGCCGCTGCGACCCTGACGCCCTGTTCACCGCCGGGCTGCTGCACGACATCGGCGAACTGGTCATCTTCAACCGCCTGCCGGCACAGGCAAAGGAAGCGCTGGAGCTGGTGCTGGACAGCCAGGACGAAATTCCGGTTTATGCAGCCGAACGCCAGGTACTGGGGTTCGATCATGCCGAAGTCGGCGGTGAAATGGCGCGCGCGTGGAAGCTCCCGCCCCTGCTCGAAGAATGCATCGCCCATCACCACGCCATTTCCGATCCCAAGCGTTACCCCCGGGAAACATCGCTGATCCACATCGCCAACGTCATCGCACTGATGGCCGAGATCGACACGCTCGACCCTGCCGACGTCGCACCCATCGACCCGCTAGCCTGGGAAAATACAGGCCTGAGCAAGGAATCGGTCGAGCCGGCAATACGGGCCATACGGGCCGAAGTCGTCGAGGTCGAAAAGCTGTTTCTGGGCGATCAGTAA
- the hpnC gene encoding squalene synthase HpnC → MTTKHYENFPVASILLPRRLRHPVGLIYTFARQADDFADEGDLEAAQRLSLLDGFRAELDRVKEGKTPETPLFQDLAPVIAQYRLPLDAFYDLLDAFSQDVVKSRYASFGEVMDYCRRSANPVGRLLLHLYGAAERRNLAYSDAICSSLQLINFLQDVSIDYRKDRIYFPQDEMEKYKITEAQIARGDTSGLWGMFMQFQIERARKMLQAGAPLGKILPGRIGLEMRMIIMGGESILRKLHKSRGDMFNQRPVLKAGDWAYMLYRSIRAK, encoded by the coding sequence ATGACGACCAAACACTACGAAAATTTCCCTGTCGCTTCCATATTGCTCCCTCGCAGGCTGCGCCACCCGGTCGGCCTGATTTATACGTTCGCCCGGCAAGCCGATGACTTTGCCGACGAGGGTGACCTGGAAGCGGCGCAGCGCCTTTCATTACTCGACGGGTTTCGCGCCGAGCTGGACCGCGTCAAGGAAGGAAAAACGCCCGAAACGCCGCTGTTTCAGGACCTGGCGCCGGTGATCGCGCAATACCGCCTGCCGCTCGACGCGTTCTACGACCTACTCGACGCATTTTCCCAGGATGTGGTGAAAAGCCGCTACGCCAGCTTCGGCGAGGTCATGGACTATTGCCGCCGTTCCGCCAACCCGGTGGGGCGCCTGCTGCTGCACCTGTACGGCGCCGCGGAACGGCGCAACCTGGCTTATTCCGACGCGATCTGCTCCAGCCTGCAGCTGATCAACTTCCTGCAGGACGTCTCCATCGACTATCGCAAGGATCGCATTTACTTCCCGCAGGACGAGATGGAAAAATACAAAATCACCGAAGCGCAGATCGCCCGCGGCGATACCAGCGGCCTGTGGGGCATGTTCATGCAGTTCCAGATCGAACGCGCGCGCAAAATGCTCCAGGCTGGTGCGCCGCTGGGCAAGATCCTGCCAGGGCGCATCGGACTGGAAATGCGCATGATCATCATGGGCGGCGAGTCCATCCTGCGCAAGCTGCACAAGAGCCGTGGCGACATGTTCAACCAGCGCCCGGTGCTCAAGGCCGGCGACTGGGCTTACATGCTTTACCGTTCAATACGAGCGAAATGA
- the hpnE gene encoding hydroxysqualene dehydroxylase HpnE, with translation MAEKLKRVAVIGGGYAGLAAAVTLAQQNIPVTLFEAGKTLGGRARGVAYRGISMDNGQHILLGAYRETLRLMALTGVSRDAVQRLPLALTIPGHFELRTPALPAPLHLVFGLLLAQGLPLGERLAAIRFAVALRLRNFRLAQDMSVASLLARYRQDGKIGRLLWEPLCLAALNTPIAQASAQVFLNVLRDSFSRARSDSDVVLPRTDLTSLFPLAAAEFIGKHDGKVVTGCRVRSIEPDEENFKLGWEGGSETFSHVICATAPQHALPLLASLPYTAPAARMLTDFTYQPIASVYLQYPHDTRLPGPMLGLTGGFSQWVFDRGYTHGTPGLLGVVISAEGEHQDWPAEQLAGKIHEELQQRFSLPSPLWHKVIVERRATFACSVGLERPTQSCGPNNFYLAGDYTAGDYPATIEGAVRSGVKCAELITRNGQR, from the coding sequence ATGGCTGAAAAGCTGAAGCGCGTCGCGGTCATCGGCGGCGGCTATGCCGGCCTGGCCGCCGCCGTCACGCTGGCGCAGCAGAACATCCCCGTCACCCTGTTCGAAGCCGGCAAGACCCTGGGCGGCCGGGCGCGCGGCGTGGCTTATCGCGGCATCTCCATGGACAACGGGCAGCATATCCTGCTCGGCGCCTACCGCGAAACCCTGCGCCTGATGGCGCTGACCGGGGTAAGCCGCGATGCCGTGCAACGCCTGCCGCTGGCTCTCACGATTCCCGGTCACTTCGAACTCAGGACGCCCGCCCTGCCCGCCCCGCTCCACCTGGTGTTCGGCCTGCTGCTGGCGCAGGGGCTGCCGCTGGGCGAGCGCCTCGCTGCCATCCGCTTCGCCGTGGCGCTGCGCCTGCGCAATTTCCGCCTGGCACAGGACATGAGCGTGGCAAGCCTGCTGGCGCGCTATCGCCAGGATGGAAAAATCGGCCGCCTGCTATGGGAGCCTCTTTGTCTCGCGGCGCTCAATACCCCCATCGCGCAGGCATCGGCACAGGTATTTCTCAACGTGCTGCGCGACAGCTTCAGCCGCGCACGCAGCGACAGCGACGTGGTGTTGCCGCGGACGGATTTGACGTCGCTGTTTCCGCTGGCGGCAGCCGAGTTCATCGGCAAGCATGACGGCAAGGTCGTGACGGGGTGCAGAGTTCGCAGCATCGAACCGGACGAAGAAAATTTCAAACTCGGCTGGGAAGGCGGCAGTGAAACGTTCAGTCACGTCATCTGCGCCACTGCGCCGCAGCACGCCCTGCCGTTACTCGCCAGCCTGCCGTACACCGCGCCTGCGGCAAGGATGCTGACCGACTTCACCTACCAGCCCATCGCCTCGGTTTACCTGCAATATCCTCACGACACACGGCTGCCCGGTCCGATGCTGGGGCTGACGGGCGGATTTTCCCAGTGGGTGTTCGACCGCGGCTACACGCACGGCACACCCGGCTTGCTGGGGGTGGTGATCAGCGCGGAAGGAGAACATCAAGATTGGCCGGCGGAACAACTGGCCGGGAAGATTCATGAGGAGCTGCAGCAGCGTTTTTCCCTGCCCTCGCCGCTGTGGCACAAGGTGATTGTCGAGCGGCGCGCGACCTTTGCCTGCAGCGTTGGATTGGAGAGGCCGACGCAGTCATGCGGCCCGAACAATTTCTATCTGGCCGGAGACTACACTGCCGGGGACTACCCCGCCACCATCGAGGGCGCGGTGCGCAGCGGGGTCAAGTGCGCGGAACTGATTACCCGCAATGGGCAACGATAA